A genomic region of Phragmites australis chromosome 2, lpPhrAust1.1, whole genome shotgun sequence contains the following coding sequences:
- the LOC133900852 gene encoding serine carboxypeptidase-like 26, producing the protein MTTMAAQARRLLPQSPLHKLQQLLVFALFLLFSSPSSHWYSAAADYSEQEGDRVGFLPGQPRSPPVSQFSGYVTVNEHNGRALFYWFFEAQASPAQKPLLLWLNGGPGCSSVGYGASSELGPLRVTRYGAGLEFNKFAWNREANLLFLESPVGVGFSYTNTSSDLTILDDTFVAEDAYNFLVNWFKRFPQYKDHEFYISGESYAGHYVPQLAELVCGRNKDKANTYINLQGFMVGNPLTDDYYDSKGLSEYAWSHSVVSDEVYERIKKVCNFRISNWTDDCDKAMNIVFSQYHEIDIYNIYAPRCNLPQSSAALAVDRALTANDQEHFRRRIRMFSGYDACYSSYAEKYFNREDVQRAFHANVNGTLPRKWQVCSDSILRSYNFSVLSILPVYSKLIKAGLRVWLYSGDADGRVPVIGSRYCVEALGLPIKTQWQPWYLNKQVAGRFVEYHGMTMATIRGAGHLVPLNKPKEGLALIDTFLLGKQLPTLR; encoded by the exons ATGACGACAATGGCAGCGCAAGCAAGGCGTCTTCTTCCCCAGTCGCCCCTGCACAAACTTCAGCAGCTGCTTGTCTTCgctctttttctcctcttctcctccccgAGCTCGCACTGGTACTCAGCGGCAGCGGATTACAGTGAGCAGGAAGGCGACCGGGTGGGGTTCCTCCCCGGGCAACCGAGGAGCCCTCCGGTGTCGCAGTTCTCCGGGTACGTCACCGTGAATGAGCACAACGGGAGGGCGCTCTTCTACTGGTTCTTCGAGGCCCAGGCGTCGCCGGCTCAGAAGCCTCTCCTGCTCTGGCTCAATGGAG GACCTGGTTGCTCATCAGTTGGGTATGGAGCTTCTTCTGAATTGGGACCTCTCAGGGTTACTAGATATGGAGCAGGGCTTGAGTTCAACAAGTTTGCGTGGAACAGAG AGGCCAACTTGCTGTTCTTGGAGTCTCCTGTTGGGGTTGGCTTCTCCTACACCAACACATCCTCTGACCTCACCATACTGGATGATACTTTCGTAG CTGAGGATGCATACAACTTCCTTGTAAATTGGTTCAAAAGGTTTCCGCAGTACAAGGACCATGAATTTTATATCTCCGGAGAGAGCTACGCAG GTCACTACGTGCCACAGCTTGCTGAACTTGTCTGTGGGAGGAACAAAGACAAAGCCAACACATACATTAACCTTCAAGGTTTCATG GTTGGTAATCCACTAACTGATGATTACTACGACTCAAAGGGTCTGTCTGAATATGCCTGGAGCCACTCAGTAGTGTCAGATGAAGTTTACGAGCGCATCAAGAAGGTGTGCAACTTCAGGATCTCAAACTGGACTGACGATTGTGATAAAGCCATGAACATTGTATTCAGCCAGTACCACGAGATCGACATTTACAACATCTATGCACCCAGGTGCAATCTTCCTCAGTCATCAGCAGCACTTGCTGTTGATCGAGCCCTCACAGCTAATGATCAG GAACATTTCAGGAGGAGGATTAGGATGTTCTCAGGATATGACGCATGCTACTCGTCATATGCTGAGAAGTACTTCAATAGGGAAGATGTGCAGAGAGCGTTCCATGCAAATGTCAATGGAACGCTCCCTCGGAAATGGCAAGTTTGCAG TGACTCTATTCTGAGGTCATACAATTTTTCGGTACTTTCCATCTTACCGGTCTACTCCAAGCTCATCAAAGCAGGACTGAGAGTCTGGCTCTACAG TGGGGATGCAGACGGTAGGGTCCCGGTGATCGGATCGCGGTATTGTGTGGAAGCCCTTGGCCTGCCTATCAAGACACAGTGGCAACCTTGGTACCTGAACAAACAG GTTGCAGGAAGATTTGTGGAGTATCATGGCATGACGATGGCGACAATCAGAGGAGCTGGCCATTTGGTGCCCCTCAACAAGCCTAAGGAAGGGCTCGCGCTGATCGACACATTCCTTCTGGGGAAACAGCTTCCCACACTTAGATGA